A genomic window from Synechococcus sp. WH 8016 includes:
- a CDS encoding DUF1350 family protein, which translates to MSRWQRQQGCWCLWPASAKGLVEFIGGSYLATNPQISYRRLLEGLAARQLAVHAWSYVPGFDHQLQAREGWQALRACRSALHQRLGKDLVPVRVGHSLGCKLHLLAPDGGRNSLAMAALSFNNFTAERSIPLLGTLAPSLGVVTEFSPGPEETLRLIERYYLQPHNLVIRFGADQLDQSQDLMQALSKRSGDQSQFVPMKGDHLTPASAGLRQGLLGDWADDPSRARVIGELIQSIGNVGLGIERQR; encoded by the coding sequence ATGAGCCGCTGGCAGCGACAACAGGGCTGTTGGTGCCTCTGGCCTGCTTCCGCAAAAGGGTTGGTTGAATTTATTGGGGGGAGCTACCTAGCCACCAATCCCCAGATCAGTTACCGACGATTGTTGGAAGGGTTGGCGGCTCGTCAGCTTGCGGTTCACGCCTGGAGTTACGTCCCTGGGTTTGATCATCAACTGCAGGCGCGGGAAGGTTGGCAGGCCTTACGCGCCTGTCGATCAGCGCTTCATCAGCGCTTAGGCAAAGATCTTGTTCCGGTCCGTGTGGGCCACAGCTTGGGCTGCAAGCTGCATTTGTTGGCCCCGGATGGCGGGAGAAACAGTCTTGCGATGGCCGCTTTGAGTTTCAACAACTTCACCGCTGAACGCTCGATTCCTCTGCTTGGCACATTGGCGCCAAGCCTTGGCGTGGTGACGGAATTCAGCCCTGGACCCGAGGAAACTCTGCGCTTGATCGAACGTTATTACCTCCAGCCCCACAACCTGGTGATCCGCTTTGGGGCTGATCAGTTGGACCAGAGCCAGGACCTGATGCAGGCGTTAAGCAAGCGCTCCGGTGATCAAAGTCAGTTTGTTCCCATGAAGGGAGATCACCTCACCCCTGCCAGTGCTGGCCTTCGACAGGGGCTTCTGGGGGACTGGGCCGATGATCCGTCTAGAGCCAGGGTGATCGGAGAACTGATTCAATCCATTGGCAACGTGGGGCTCGGTATTGAACGTCAGCGATGA
- a CDS encoding 3'-5' exonuclease: MESGAVPGQLNLLGEFEMEEPQPLPVSEGEAGDPSPAHTLLILDTETSGLEPEEHHCLEIGAILFDVPSRQILAQMSCLLPVDSNAAEAINRIPAAVTRLPQPWKPGLDYFQELLNAADLLVAHNAAFDQQWFGRGSLPTTDRPWLCSMEDIRWPSEKQLRPRPSVRDLALAYEIPVWAAHRALTDCIYLAEVFRRCDQLEKLIERGREPRSLMRAQVSYDDRQLAREAGFRWNDPVKGAWTRRLSAREAAELPFQVVTQDAI, translated from the coding sequence ATGGAGTCGGGCGCTGTTCCTGGTCAGTTGAATCTTCTGGGTGAATTTGAGATGGAAGAGCCGCAACCTCTCCCCGTATCAGAAGGAGAAGCAGGCGATCCCTCCCCAGCGCACACCCTGTTGATCCTCGATACGGAAACCTCTGGGTTAGAGCCTGAAGAGCATCACTGCCTTGAAATTGGGGCGATTTTGTTTGATGTCCCAAGCCGGCAGATCTTGGCCCAGATGTCTTGCCTGTTGCCCGTTGATTCGAATGCGGCGGAGGCTATCAACCGCATCCCCGCCGCCGTTACACGTCTGCCCCAACCCTGGAAACCAGGGCTGGACTACTTCCAGGAATTGCTGAACGCAGCCGACCTACTGGTGGCACACAACGCAGCCTTCGACCAGCAGTGGTTTGGCAGAGGGTCTCTTCCTACCACCGATCGTCCGTGGCTCTGCAGCATGGAGGACATCCGTTGGCCTTCCGAGAAACAACTCAGGCCCCGCCCTTCCGTTCGAGACTTGGCCCTCGCCTACGAGATTCCGGTTTGGGCAGCCCACCGCGCACTGACCGATTGCATCTATTTGGCCGAAGTGTTCCGCCGTTGCGATCAACTTGAAAAGCTGATTGAACGAGGACGGGAACCCCGTTCCCTGATGCGAGCACAGGTGTCCTACGACGATCGCCAACTCGCTCGTGAGGCGGGATTCCGCTGGAATGATCCCGTGAAGGGGGCCTGGACAAGACGTCTCAGCGCGCGCGAAGCAGCGGAGCTGCCTTTTCAAGTGGTGACTCAAGACGCGATTTGA
- a CDS encoding peroxiredoxin — MALTIGDRAPEIALEDQDGVMRRREELQGKVLVLFFYPKDDTPGCTAEACAFRDTHSSLETLGAVVWGVSSDDAVSHRKFAQRYQLPFPLLSDQGQQLRTRFGVPKVLGLLPGRVTYVIDAEGTIRHIFNNMLDGPAHVREAERIVKELSQG; from the coding sequence ATGGCTCTCACGATCGGAGACCGGGCACCAGAGATTGCCCTCGAAGATCAAGACGGCGTGATGCGACGTCGCGAAGAGTTGCAAGGCAAGGTGTTGGTGTTGTTTTTCTATCCCAAAGACGACACCCCTGGATGTACGGCTGAAGCTTGTGCTTTTCGCGACACCCATTCCTCACTCGAGACCCTTGGTGCTGTGGTTTGGGGTGTGAGCAGCGACGATGCCGTGAGCCATCGCAAATTCGCTCAGCGTTATCAGCTGCCGTTCCCCCTCCTCAGTGATCAGGGGCAGCAGCTACGCACGCGTTTTGGGGTTCCCAAAGTTCTGGGATTGCTTCCAGGACGGGTCACGTATGTGATTGATGCCGAGGGAACCATTCGCCATATTTTCAACAACATGCTCGATGGTCCTGCGCACGTGCGTGAAGCCGAACGGATCGTGAAGGAGTTGTCCCAAGGATGA
- the arsJ gene encoding organoarsenical effux MFS transporter ArsJ, whose translation MRLSSLQQYSIVTANYWAFTLTDGALRMLALFHFHELGYSTLEIAFLFLFYEFFGILTSLYGGLIAARSGLRFTLWVGTLLQILALLMLIPVAASWPKLLSVTYVMVAQAVSGIAKDLNKMSAKSAIKVVVPVRDNDVQTGDLQLFKWVAILTGSKNALKGVGFFLGGLLLTSFGFNVAVGLLAAGLALAFLPTLALPGDFGQMKDKPSLSSLFSKSQGINVLSLARFFLFGARDVWFVVALPVFLEASLGWSFWEIGGFLGLWVIGYGIVQGSAPGLRRLWGKTTPPGVSSVQFWSALLTAIPALIAIALWREVDVSVAITAGLTAFGVVFAMNSSIHSYMVLSYTDSENVSLNVGFYYMANAAGRLTGTLLSGAIFLVGGMQACLWMSCLLVGLAFLSSCKLPIPPRQSMQPL comes from the coding sequence ATGAGGCTCTCTTCGCTGCAGCAATACAGCATCGTGACTGCAAATTATTGGGCATTTACGCTCACTGATGGAGCGTTGCGTATGTTGGCTCTATTTCACTTTCATGAGCTTGGATATTCCACACTCGAAATTGCCTTTCTGTTTCTCTTTTATGAGTTTTTTGGGATCCTAACGAGTCTTTATGGCGGTTTGATTGCTGCTCGGTCTGGACTGCGTTTCACGTTGTGGGTTGGCACGTTGCTGCAGATCCTTGCGTTGTTGATGTTGATCCCTGTTGCTGCCAGCTGGCCAAAGTTGTTGAGTGTGACCTATGTGATGGTCGCTCAGGCGGTTAGCGGCATCGCGAAGGATCTCAACAAAATGAGTGCGAAAAGTGCCATTAAGGTTGTTGTTCCCGTTCGTGATAATGATGTTCAGACCGGGGATCTACAACTTTTTAAATGGGTTGCCATTCTTACTGGATCCAAAAATGCTCTCAAGGGGGTTGGTTTTTTTCTTGGTGGTTTGCTTTTAACCTCTTTTGGCTTCAATGTTGCCGTTGGTTTGTTGGCAGCAGGTTTGGCATTAGCATTCCTGCCAACCTTGGCTTTGCCAGGTGATTTTGGACAGATGAAGGACAAGCCTTCTCTGTCGTCCCTCTTCTCCAAATCCCAAGGAATCAACGTCTTGTCATTGGCTCGTTTTTTCTTGTTTGGTGCCAGAGATGTCTGGTTTGTGGTGGCTTTACCCGTTTTTCTAGAGGCCTCTTTGGGCTGGAGCTTCTGGGAAATTGGAGGCTTTTTAGGCCTTTGGGTGATCGGTTACGGCATTGTTCAGGGGTCTGCTCCTGGATTGCGTCGTCTTTGGGGAAAGACCACTCCACCTGGGGTTTCTTCTGTGCAGTTTTGGAGTGCCCTGTTAACGGCGATACCGGCTCTCATCGCGATTGCCCTTTGGCGTGAAGTCGATGTGTCGGTTGCCATCACTGCTGGATTGACTGCGTTTGGTGTTGTTTTTGCAATGAACTCCTCCATTCACTCCTACATGGTTCTTTCTTATACCGATTCCGAAAACGTTAGCCTCAACGTTGGCTTCTATTACATGGCGAATGCCGCTGGACGTTTAACGGGTACTTTGCTGTCGGGAGCTATTTTTCTTGTCGGAGGCATGCAGGCTTGCTTGTGGATGTCTTGCCTTCTTGTGGGATTGGCATTTTTGAGCAGCTGTAAATTGCCTATTCCGCCTAGACAATCCATGCAGCCTCTTTAA
- the pstS gene encoding phosphate ABC transporter substrate-binding protein PstS, whose product MRRPFPIRSSITLMGVAAGLSLAACTSTENSKSNIEGTLSAAGASFPAAIYQRWFSDLAPQGIQVNYQSVGSGAGVRQFTAGTVDFGASDKPMKPEAIAKISRGVVQIPMTAGAIAVAYNNAGCELKLTQDQLAGIFLGSIKNYSELGCDSKAIKIVHRSDGSGTTYNFTKHLSAISPEWKDNVGADKSVQWPSGIGAKGNEGVSAQLQQIDGGIGYVELAYVKGDLQAAAVQNGSGEKVVPTNKTASEALGSIDLGPDLIGGNPNPMGGYPIVTFTWVLAYANNNAEKLPLLQKTFNYMLSDEAQSKAPELGYVSLPPEVISKAKEAVATIKE is encoded by the coding sequence ATGCGTCGCCCTTTCCCAATTCGCTCATCCATCACTCTCATGGGTGTGGCTGCAGGCCTCAGCCTTGCAGCGTGTACAAGCACAGAAAACAGCAAAAGCAACATCGAAGGGACTCTTTCGGCAGCAGGAGCTTCCTTTCCAGCTGCGATTTATCAGCGTTGGTTTTCGGACTTAGCGCCGCAGGGAATCCAAGTCAATTACCAATCCGTAGGTTCTGGGGCAGGTGTACGCCAATTCACTGCCGGCACAGTGGACTTCGGGGCTTCTGACAAGCCAATGAAACCCGAAGCCATTGCAAAAATAAGTCGTGGTGTCGTGCAGATCCCAATGACAGCTGGTGCTATCGCCGTTGCATACAACAATGCAGGCTGTGAACTAAAGCTGACACAAGATCAATTAGCCGGCATCTTCTTAGGCTCGATCAAAAACTACAGTGAGCTCGGATGCGATTCAAAAGCGATCAAGATTGTGCATCGCTCGGATGGATCCGGAACCACCTACAACTTCACCAAACACCTTTCAGCGATTAGTCCTGAATGGAAAGACAATGTAGGCGCTGACAAATCTGTCCAATGGCCTTCAGGAATTGGAGCCAAAGGAAATGAAGGTGTGTCTGCTCAACTTCAACAAATCGATGGTGGCATTGGCTACGTCGAGCTGGCCTATGTAAAAGGAGATCTCCAAGCAGCGGCTGTGCAAAACGGCTCAGGTGAAAAAGTTGTCCCCACGAACAAAACGGCCAGTGAAGCGCTGGGATCCATCGATCTCGGTCCAGATCTGATCGGTGGCAATCCAAACCCTATGGGTGGATATCCAATCGTGACGTTCACTTGGGTGCTGGCCTATGCCAACAACAATGCTGAAAAGTTACCTCTTCTTCAGAAGACCTTTAACTACATGCTCTCGGACGAGGCCCAGTCCAAAGCTCCTGAACTTGGCTATGTTTCACTTCCTCCAGAAGTCATTAGCAAAGCCAAAGAAGCCGTTGCAACCATCAAGGAGTAA